Genomic DNA from uncultured Methanospirillum sp.:
TCCTGCAGCTACATCATAATCATCATGTTTGTTTAAAAAATCTATACACCTACATAATATTTTCGGATTTGTAAACTCCTTATCCGTGCAAAATAGGGAATATTCTGTCTTAACTTGTTGTGCAGCATCTCCCCATTTTTTTTGGATATCTTCACCAAATTTGTCAGTTTCAGGTGGGTATTCTCGATAGAGAATGTTAGATCCTCGTTTTCTAATAATTCTTTTAACTACTTCTCGATTTATGATTTTTTTCCCTTCAGGTGAGGAATCAGCAACAATAATTTCTCCAAAAGGGAAATGTGAGTGATACCATAGGCATCTACTTAAATAATAATTTCTATTATATGTTGGTATAATTATGGTTAAATCTTTTAACAATGCATAACTTTTATCAATAGATTGTTCATCGATGAAATCCATGTTTTATTACCAATCCATTTTTTGTGGAGGCTCATTTACTTGACAAATTAACATATAATTTATAAAGTCAAATTCTTCAATTAATCCTTAATCAGTTAGTAGAATTATCGTTCATTCAATTATAATTATCTGAAACTATTAAACATTAAGTAGTGCAACCCAATTTTTATATGAGTGAATATAATAAGACTCTTTGTTGGTTTATATAGTTATGTAGAACTTTACCTGACTATACTGAGGCTTTCCAATCTACATCTTATCATTGGACAGCCTCATATCCGAATGATTAAAATTTTGCTCTCTCTTCATATATCGGTGGTGCATTTCCTCTAATTGGGTAGTTGCAGTCAATGATCTTTTGAATTTTATTAATTATTTCTACGGTGTTGTTAAATTGAAAGAATTCTTTCCGTTCTAAACATAATTCTCGAATCAAATTATAGTGGCCATTATTAAGCAGGATAGATATAATTTTTTTTGCCAGTTCCTCTGTTTCTTTGGGTTTAAATAATAACTCATTATATAATAAAACTTCAGGAGTTCCACCAACTTTTGAACCAATTACTGGTGTGCCCACATATAACGATTCAAGTAAAACTGTAGAAATACCTTCACTAAGTGAGGGAAGAACTACTAAATCAAACCCTTTTATATATGGTATAGGATTCGATAAGAATCCAACTAAAATAACATTACCAGAAAGATTATTTAAATTAATAAAAGCATTTATTTTTTCAGTATCTGGCCCATTTCCAATAATTATTAATTGTGAATTTGGAATTTCTTTATTAATTCTTATAAATGCATTAATTAGATATTTTAAACCTTTTGCTTCCCATTGCAAGGCTCCTACATAACCGATAGTTTTTTTATTTTTATCAAATCTAATTGCTGGGTATTTGCTTAAATTAATAATCCTTTCAGAAATGTCGTTTAGAATTATGGCAACATTTTTATTATTTTCATTTCCTGTTCTGCGCAAGATTATGTCTTTATGATATTTTGAAATGAATATAAGAAAGTTTGATCTTTTGATCACAATTTTTTCAATAATAGTGAATATTTCCATATAAATTCGCTTTATTATTTTATTTCCTTTTATCAATTCAATACTTAATAATTCATCACCATGGATTGATATAATTAATTTGATATCTTTATAAAAAAATTTGATAATAACTCCTAATATCCCTTCAAGGATTGAATAGGTTATAACTGCATTAATTTTATTTTTATATGATAGTTTGAAAAAAATAATTAATGCCTGCGGAAAAAAAAATAAAAAAAACGGTCGAAATTTTATATTCATTACTCCATGATGGAAAAAACATTTATGATCAGAAAAACAGTTGAATCCATTTGGTGAAATATGATGAATTTGATAACCTCGTAGTAATAGTTCATCTATCAATTCAAGATATTTTATGTTAGATCCCCCTATGACTCTATTTCTTATTTGAATGGTAATAATATTAGTTTTTGACATCTTCAAATACACTTTCCCAATATGTTAACACATGTTTCCAATCAAAATTAGTTTTCACGAATTTTTTTCCTTTATTTCCTATTTGTTCTCCTAATGATGGGTTTAATA
This window encodes:
- a CDS encoding glycosyltransferase, with the translated sequence MNIKFRPFFLFFFPQALIIFFKLSYKNKINAVITYSILEGILGVIIKFFYKDIKLIISIHGDELLSIELIKGNKIIKRIYMEIFTIIEKIVIKRSNFLIFISKYHKDIILRRTGNENNKNVAIILNDISERIINLSKYPAIRFDKNKKTIGYVGALQWEAKGLKYLINAFIRINKEIPNSQLIIIGNGPDTEKINAFINLNNLSGNVILVGFLSNPIPYIKGFDLVVLPSLSEGISTVLLESLYVGTPVIGSKVGGTPEVLLYNELLFKPKETEELAKKIISILLNNGHYNLIRELCLERKEFFQFNNTVEIINKIQKIIDCNYPIRGNAPPIYEERAKF